In Acinonyx jubatus isolate Ajub_Pintada_27869175 chromosome A3, VMU_Ajub_asm_v1.0, whole genome shotgun sequence, a genomic segment contains:
- the GAREM2 gene encoding GRB2-associated and regulator of MAPK protein 2 yields the protein MEKLAAGLAGLRWSMGAFPLDLIVSRCRLPTLACLGPGEYAEGVSERDILLIHSCRQWTTVTAHTLEEGHYVIGPKIDIPLQYPGKFKLLEQARDVREPVRYFSSVEEVASVFPDRIFVMEAITFSVKVVSGEFSEDSEVYNFTLHAGDELTLMGQAEILCAKTTKERSRFTTLLRKLGRAGALAGVGGGGPGGAGAAGGGGGGGARPVKGKMPCLICMNHRTNESLSLPFQCQGRFSTRSPLELQMQEGEHTVRAIIERVRLPVNVLVPSRPPRNPYDLHPVREGHCYKLVSIISKTVVLGLALRREGPAPLHFLLLTDTPRFALPQGLLAGDPRVERLVRDSASYCRERFDPDEYSTAVREAPAELADDCASPRRARLCLPAPPRAPAPARAPGLPGDGEQEYVSPDWAGPPEPGAPPAEIPYEELWTHQAAEGLAEGRTRPPPGPDLISFGAAGPPRLEPEAPPPPVPPKSEAVKEECRLLNAPPVPPRGGNGSGRPSGSPPVPPRFPKLQPIHSPSSSLSYYSSGLQDGAASRSGSGSGSPSPDAYSLYCYPCTWGDCKAGEASGRPPPGPLPSTTQPSQAARALAEPPSSRAASVLGADTPIKAYHGCPPLFKPSHPQKRFAPFGALNPFSGPAYPSGPSVAASPGPTTTSGPLATSSPAFSPGPGSPGQAYSAAPPSCPTSSSSSSEWPEPALEPFELGQGGSPEPELLRCQEPRAVGAPGPGPCLSPLGPPKAFEPEGLVLRQVPTPLSPVALQGPEAGGARLLLAQGRLEGPPASPWEGVAGWGGRDASSWQPPADLSALSLEEVSRSLRFIGLSEDVVSFFARERIDGSIFVQLSEDILADDFHLTKLQVKKIMQFIKGWRPKI from the exons ATGGAGAAGCTGGCGGCCGGGCTGGCCGGCCTGCGCTGGAGCATGGGCGCCTTCCCGCTCGACCTCATCGTCAGCCGCTGCCGCCTGCCCACGCTCGCCTGCCTCGGGCCAG ggGAGTATGCTGAGGGTGTCAGTGAGAGAGACATCCTGCTCATTCACTCCTGCCGCCAGTGGACAACGGTGACAGCCCATACCCTGGAGGAGGGCCACTATGTCATCGGACCCAAGATTGACATCCCCCTGCAGTACCCAG GGAAGTTCAAGCTCCTGGAGCAGGCCCGGGACGTGAGGGAGCCGGTGAGGTACTTCAGCAGCGTGGAAGAGGTGGCCAGCGTCTTCCCTGACCGCATCTTTGTGATGGAAGCTATCACCTTCAGTGTCAAG GTGGTGTCGGGCGAGTTCAGCGAGGACAGCGAGGTGTACAACTTCACGCTGCATGCGGGCGACGAGCTCACGCTCATGGGCCAGGCGGAGATTCTGTGTGCCAAGACCACCAAGGAGCGCTCGCGCTTCACCACGCTGCTGCGCAAgctgggccgggccggggcgCTGGCCGGGGTGGGAGGCGGCGGCCCCGGGGGTGCGGGGGCCgcgggtggcggcggcggcggcggcgccagGCCCGTCAAGGGCAAGATGCCCTGCCTCATCTGCATGAACCACCGCACCAACGAGAGCCTGAGCCTGCCCTTCCAGTGCCAGGGCCGCTTCAGCACGCGCAGCCCGCTGGAGCTGCAGATGCAGGAGGGCGAGCACACGGTGCGCGCCATCATCGAGCGCGTGCGGCTCCCCGTGAACGTGCTGGTGCCCAGCCGGCCGCCGCGCAACCCCTACGACCTGCACCCGGTGCGGGAGGGCCACTGCTACAAGCTGGTCAGCATCATCTCCAAGACCGTGGTGCTGGGGCTGGCGCTGCGCCGCGAGGGCCCGGCGCCGCTGCACTTCCTGCTGCTCACCGACACGCCGCGCTTCGCGCTGCCGCAGGGCCTGCTGGCCGGGGACCCGCGCGTGGAGCGCCTGGTGCGCGACAGCGCCTCCTACTGCCGCGAGCGCTTCGACCCCGACGAGTACTCCACCGCCGTGCGCGAGGCGCCCGCCGAGCTGGCCGACGATTGCGCCAGCCCGCGCCGCGCGCGCCTCTGCCTGCCCGCGCCCCCGCGCGCCCCGGCGCCCGCCCGCGCCCCCGGCCTGCCCGGCGACGGCGAGCAGGAGTACGTGAGCCCCGACTGGGCCGGCCCGCCAGAGCCCGGCGCGCCGCCTGCCGAGATCCCCTACGAGGAGCTGTGGACGCACCAGGCGGCCGAGGGCCTCGCCGAGGGCCGGACGCGGCCGCCCCCCGGGCCCGACCTCATCTCCTTCGGGGCCGCCGGGCCGCCCCGCCTGGAGCCGGAGGCGCCACCGCCTCCCGTCCCTCCCAAGTCCGAGGCG GTGAAGGAGGAGTGCCGCCTGCTCAACGCCCCACCTGTGCCTCCCCGGGGTGGCAATGGCAGCGGCCGGCCCTCGGGCAGCCCCCCGGTGCCCCCTCGCTTCCCCAAGCTGCAGCCCATCCACTCCCCCAGCTCCAGCCTCTCCTACTACTCCTCTGGCCTCCAGGATGG GGCAGCCTCccgcagcggcagcggcagcggctcACCGTCACCGGATGCCTACTCCCTTTACTGCTACCCGTGCACCTGGGGAGACTGCAAGGCCGGCGAGGCCTCCGGCCGCCCACCCCCGGGACCCCTGCCCTCCACCACGCAGCCCAGCCAGGCTGCGCGGGCCCTCGCAGAGCCCCCGAGCAGTCGGGCTGCCTCCGTCTTGGGGGCTGACACCCCCATCAAGGCGTACCACGGCTGCCCGCCTCTGTTCAAGCCCTCTCACCCACAGAAACGCTTTGCTCCGTTCGGAGCTCTCAACCCCTTTTCGGGGCCTGCCTACCCCTCGGGCCCTTCCGTGGCCGCCTCTCCTGGGCCCACGACCACCTCGGGCCCCCTGGCTACCTCCAGCCCTGCCTTTTCTCCAGGCCCAGGCTCACCAGGCCAGGCCTACTCAGCTGCTCCCCCCTCCtgtcccacctcctcctcctcctcttccgaGTGGCCGGAACCAGCCCTGGAGCCCTTTGAGCTGGGCCAGGGCGGTTCCCCGGAGCCCGAGCTGCTGCGCTGTCAGGAGCCCAGagctgtgggggcacctgggcccGGACCCTGCCTCTCGCCACTCGGACCCCCCAAGGCCTTTGAACCAGAAGGTCTGGTGCTGCGGCAGGTCCCCACCCCACTGTCACCGGTGGCCCTGCAGGGGCCTGAGGCGGGCGGAGCTCGGCTCCTTCTCGCCCAAGGGCGCCTGGAGGGGCCTCCTGCCAGTCCCTGGGAGGGGGTCGCAGGCTGGGGAGGCCGGGATGCCTCCTCCTGGCAGCCCCCCGCTGACCTGTCTGCACTCTCCCTGGAAGAAGTCTCTCGAAGTCTGCGTTTCATCGGGCTCTCAGAGGACGTGGTAAGCTTCTTTGCCAGAGAACGCATTGACGGCAGCATCTTCGTGCAGCTCAGCGAGGACATCCTGGCCGATGACTTCCACCTCACCAAGCTGCAGGTCAAGAAGATCATGCAGTTCATCAAAGGCTGGCGGCCCAAGATCTGA